The proteins below come from a single Tachypleus tridentatus isolate NWPU-2018 chromosome 13, ASM421037v1, whole genome shotgun sequence genomic window:
- the LOC143236651 gene encoding glutamate-gated chloride channel-like — protein MSYKLENIFSLAILFIVAVVSESDLPSFHNRSDKTILDYLLDPVRYDFRVRPKDETVVNVTVTLLTLSSPDESSLRYEVEFLLHQVWEDPRLEYNSESRHKSLNALTHAGKIWIPETYFIKHGDFKYPLVPVHITLRVTPDGVVQYTQRREMVLNCQGNLRIFPFDNPKCPFAYESVSNEKTEVKLQWSSAERNIINATSLRKHNAYLVKNNTGDCDRRYTWRGNYSCLRVLLVFTRDKSFYISTVFAPGIILVSSSFISFWLEINAVPARVMIGVTTMLNFCTTTNSFRSTLPVVSSITAMNMWDGVCMFFIYASMLEFIAVNYLYRKPGFHQSTSRPESAVNQPPTEPTRTSSAMTRESRKFGKYGVGSCSHKIGLEDNIHESNNIQPEVPTIDVNRFRRRKSRIVASFVDWLCRSVVGEPCMGTRPKLAKKIDNVSKLVFPLLFFCFALGFFLTYAVIEPMQDENWTLTE, from the exons ATGAGttataaacttgaaaatatcTTCTCACTTGCAATTTTGTTTATCGTGGCTGTTGTCAGTGAATCAGATCTCCCAAG CTTCCATAACCGTTCCGACAAAACCATCTTGGACTATTTGTTAGATCCCGTTAGATATGACTTCAGAGTTCGACCAAAAG ATGAGACGGTCGTTAACGTCACAGTGACTCTCCTCACATTGTCTTCCCCAGACGAATCAAGTTTG CGATATGAAGTGGAATTTCTATTGCATCAGGTTTGGGAGGACCCAAGGTTGGAGTATAACAGTGAAAGTCGACATAAAAGTTTGAATGCTTTAACACATGCTGGTAAGATATGGATACCAGAAACGTATTTCATCAAACATGGCGACTTCAAGTATCCCCTTGTTCCAGTCCACATCACTCTCCGGGTTACTCCAGATGGCGTTGTCCAGTATACTCAAAG AAGAGAGATGGTTTTAAACTGTCAAGGAAACTTGAGAATTTTCCCTTTTGACAATCCTAAGTGTCCTTTTGCTTATGAAAGTG TGTCCAACGAAAAGACAGAGGTAAAGCTACAGTGGTCGTCCGCAGAAAGGAACATAATCAACGCTACATCTCTGAGAAAACACAACGCttatttggttaaaaacaatacAGGAGATTGTGACAGGAGATACACCTGGCGAggcaa t TACAGCTGTTTAAGAGTTCTACTCGTTTTCACCCGAGACAAATCTTTCTACATCAGTACCGTTTTCGCTCCGGGAATTATCCTGGTTTCCAGTTCTTTCATCAGCTTCTGGCTGGAAATCAACGCTGTGCCAGCCCGCGTAATGATCGGAGTGACCACAATGTTGAACTTCTGTACTACGACCAACAGTTTCCGGTCCACGTTACCTGTGGTCTCCAGCATAACTGCGATGAACATGTGGGATGGGGTTTGCATGTTTTTTATCTACGCCTCTATGTTGGAGTTCATAGCAGTGAACTACCTGTACAGAAAACCTGGCTTTCACCAGTCCACCAGTCGTCCAGAATCTGCAGTGAACCAGCCTCCGACGGAGCCCACACGAACAAGTTCAGCAATGACCCGAGAGAGCCGCAAGTTCGGGAAATATGGGGTG GGTAGTTGTTCTCACAAGATTGGACTCGAAGACAACATCCATGAAAGTAATAATATCCAACCAGAGGTTCCCACGATAGATGTAAACCGATTCCGCAGAAGAAAATCCAGAATTGTTGCTTCGTTTGTTGATTGGTTGTGCCGGTCTGTTGTTGGAGAACCGTGCATGGGAACTCGACCAAAACTTGCCAAGAAGATTGACAACGTCTCCAAACTGGTGTTTCCCTTGCTGTTCTTTTGTTTCGCTCTGGGATTCTTCTTAACATACGCAGTGATTGAACCAATGCAAGACGAAAACTGGACTCTTACTGAGTAA